From Centropristis striata isolate RG_2023a ecotype Rhode Island chromosome 16, C.striata_1.0, whole genome shotgun sequence, a single genomic window includes:
- the LOC131988357 gene encoding B2 bradykinin receptor-like: protein MESAARAEPVCNHTDAWEWVHTMQPAYMSVIFLLGVVGNSFVLCVFCLQKKRSSVADIYLSNLAAADLLMVSCLPFWVATIINKFHWRFGEPMCQLINIVIGMNYYCSVLFLTLVSVDRYLALTRPLTQGRERRACWARRICFGIWVVGIFLSFPAFLFRSVQFFPDLGIDACFIAYPHDGWKLRYNLTVSIVGFLIPVPTVSFCSYHIAKVLQRSQKIKKGSSGSAERKAARLVLVVLVVFVLCWLPYQVLIFLDTLDHYGVVSGCTWAYVLDIGNQLATYLGYSNSSLNPFLYVIVGKHFKQRAREVFRLVLCRRKRQWGKSGHSIANLNSTKQTESTKF from the coding sequence ATGGAGAGCGCCGCAAGAGCTGAGCCTGTCTGCAACCACACAGATGCCTGGGAGTGGGTTCACACCATGCAGCCTGCGTACATGTCCGTCATATTCCTCCTCGGCGTGGTGGGCAACTCCTTCGTTCTTTGTGTGTTCTGTCTCCAGAAGAAGCGCAGCTCGGTGGCCGACATCTACCTGAGCAACCTGGCGGCGGCTGATCTCCTCATGGTTTCCTGCCTGCCGTTCTGGGTAGCAACCATTATCAACAAGTTCCACTGGAGGTTCGGGGAGCCCATGTGCCAGCTTATCAACATCGTCATTGGGATGAATTATTATTGCAGTGTGTTGTTCCTTACTCTTGTGAGCGTGGACCGATACCTGGCCCTCACTAGACCTCTTACCCAGGGGAGGGAGAGACGGGCCTGCTGGGCTCGGAGGATCTGCTTCGGTATCTGGGTTGTTGGGATCTTTCTCAGCTTCCCCGCTTTCCTCTTCCGCTCCGTCCAGTTCTTCCCTGATCTGGGCATTGATGCGTGCTTCATAGCGTATCCACATGACGGCTGGAAACTGCGCTACAACTTGACTGTCAGCATCGTAGGCTTCCTCATCCCTGTTCCCACTGTGTCCTTCTGTAGCTACCACATCGCTAAGGTCCTCCAGCGCAGCCAGAAGATTAAAAAAGGCAGCAGCGGCAGCGCGGAGAGGAAGGCCGCGCGCCTCGTTCTCGTCGTTctggttgtttttgttctctGCTGGCTGCCCTACCAGGTCCTGATCTTCTTGGACACCCTGGATCATTACGGAGTTGTCTCCGGATGTACTTGGGCCTACGTTTTGGACATTGGAAACCAGTTGGCAACTTACCTTGGCTATAGCAACAGCTCATTGAATCCTTTCCTGTATGTGATTGTCGGGAAGCACTTTAAGCAAAGGGCAAGGGAAGTGTTTAGATTAGTGCTGTGCAGGAGGAAAAGGCAATGGGGGAAGTCCGGTCATTCTATTGCTAACCTCaactcaacaaaacaaacagagagcaCTAAATTCTAA